The Manihot esculenta cultivar AM560-2 chromosome 11, M.esculenta_v8, whole genome shotgun sequence genome includes a region encoding these proteins:
- the LOC110625512 gene encoding uncharacterized protein LOC110625512 isoform X1 gives MATSTLTLSSSSLIKPTSKFIFFRTKFVIRTQKTSIFAMAAAPGSTATAAKVAPAVIVGGGRVGRALQEMGNGQDLLVKRGESVPLDFEGPILVCTRNDDLEAVLEATPKSRWNDLVFFQNGMLEPWLESKGLGDADQVLAYFAVSKLGEPPIDGKTDTNPEGLTAAYGKWASAIAARLYWGGLSCKVLDKEAFQKQMLEKLIWIAAFMLVGARHPGATVGVVEKEYRSEVSSLIAELAAAAAAEKGIAFDEGIEDRLCAYSRAVAHFPTAVKEFKWRNGWFYSLSQKAIAQGKPDPCPLHTAWLKELKVV, from the exons ATGGCCACTTCCACCCTTACTCTCTCTAGCTCTTCTCTCATTAAACCCActtcaaaattcattttctttcgCACCAAATTTGTTATTAGAACTCAGAAGACTTCAATTTTCGCTATGGCTGCAGCCCCCGGTTCGACAGCCACTGCTGCTAAGGTGGCCCCAGCCGTTATAGTCGGCGGTGGACGGGTAGGAAGGGCCTTGCAAGAAATGGGTAATGGTCAGGATTTGCTGGTGAAGAGAGGAGAGTCTGTTCCTCTTGATTTTGAAGGCCCCATTCTGGTCTGTACCAGGAATGATGATCTTGAGGCTGTTCTTGAAGCTACTCCCAAGTCCAGATGGAACG ATTTGGTCTTTTTCCAGAATGGAATGCTGGAGCCATGGCTTGAAAGTAAAGGGCTGGGAGATGCAGACCAAGTGCTGGCATATTTTGCTGTTTCGAAGCTTGGAGAACCTCCTATTGATGGGAAAACTGATACCAATCCTGAAGGATTGACTGCGGCATATGGAAAATGGGCATCTGCTATAGCTGCAAGATTATATTGGGGAGGCCTTTCTTGCAAG GTCCTTGATAAGGAAGCTTTTCAGAAGCAAATGTTAGAGAAGCTGATATGGATTGCAGCATTCATGCTTGTTGGAGCTCGTCATCCAGGGGCAACGGTTGGTGTTGTGGAGAAAGAATACCGCTCAGAG GTTTCTAGCCTTATTGCAGAACTTGCAGCTGCTGCAGCTGCAGAAAAAGGAATAGCATTTGACGAAGGTATTGAGGACAGATTATGTGCTTACTCAAGGGCTGTTGCCCACTTCCCAACAGCTGTTAAAGAG TTCAAGTGGAGGAATGGGTGGTTCTATTCTCTATCTCAGAAGGCAATTGCTCAAGGGAAACCTGATCCTTGTCCACTGCACACAGCCTGGCTTAAGGAGTTAAAAGTTGTCTAG
- the LOC110625512 gene encoding uncharacterized protein LOC110625512 isoform X2, with protein MMILRLFLKLLPSPDGTNGMLEPWLESKGLGDADQVLAYFAVSKLGEPPIDGKTDTNPEGLTAAYGKWASAIAARLYWGGLSCKVLDKEAFQKQMLEKLIWIAAFMLVGARHPGATVGVVEKEYRSEVSSLIAELAAAAAAEKGIAFDEGIEDRLCAYSRAVAHFPTAVKEFKWRNGWFYSLSQKAIAQGKPDPCPLHTAWLKELKVV; from the exons ATGATGATCTTGAGGCTGTTCTTGAAGCTACTCCCAAGTCCAGATGGAACG AATGGAATGCTGGAGCCATGGCTTGAAAGTAAAGGGCTGGGAGATGCAGACCAAGTGCTGGCATATTTTGCTGTTTCGAAGCTTGGAGAACCTCCTATTGATGGGAAAACTGATACCAATCCTGAAGGATTGACTGCGGCATATGGAAAATGGGCATCTGCTATAGCTGCAAGATTATATTGGGGAGGCCTTTCTTGCAAG GTCCTTGATAAGGAAGCTTTTCAGAAGCAAATGTTAGAGAAGCTGATATGGATTGCAGCATTCATGCTTGTTGGAGCTCGTCATCCAGGGGCAACGGTTGGTGTTGTGGAGAAAGAATACCGCTCAGAG GTTTCTAGCCTTATTGCAGAACTTGCAGCTGCTGCAGCTGCAGAAAAAGGAATAGCATTTGACGAAGGTATTGAGGACAGATTATGTGCTTACTCAAGGGCTGTTGCCCACTTCCCAACAGCTGTTAAAGAG TTCAAGTGGAGGAATGGGTGGTTCTATTCTCTATCTCAGAAGGCAATTGCTCAAGGGAAACCTGATCCTTGTCCACTGCACACAGCCTGGCTTAAGGAGTTAAAAGTTGTCTAG
- the LOC110626664 gene encoding nudix hydrolase 3, whose translation MYYLINKSPWSSLDENKPFLTTADSAIKLLPEATKPVTGWNGLEYKAAFPMLKPPGANFYPPDMDKMEFELWKGSLTESKKHDATSFFTVIKRQSEFDFDSSLPNHTVDGRDYSTGVHDLFSIPYCKEYNSLITRAANLLQKAGDLAGSPSLKRLLHGKAAAFLSNDYYDSDIAWMELDSKLDVTIGPYETYEDALFGYKATFEAFIGVRDDEATAQLKLFGNNLQVLEQHLPMDDIYKSTNVNSAPIRVIKLIYNAGDVKGPQTIAFNLPNDERIVKERGTSMVMLKNVSEAKFKHILQPIADVCIAKEQKELVDFESFFTHTICHECCHGIGPHTITLPNGQKSTVREELQELHSALEEAKADIVGLWALNFLINQDLLPKSLEKSMYVSFLTGCFRSVRFGLEEAHGKGQAVQFNWLFEKEAFVLHPDETFSVDFAKVEGAVESLSREILTIQAKGDKGAASLLLQKYCKMTQPLKLALLKLESIQVPVDIAPTFTFADETLG comes from the exons ATgtattatttgattaataagAGCCCATG GTCATCCCTTGATGAAAATAAGCCGTTTTTGACGACAGCAGATTCAGCCATAAAGTTGCTCCCTGAAGCCACAAAACCCGTTACTGGATGGAACGGTCTGGAATATAAAGCAGCATTTCCAATGCTAAAACCACCTGGTGCAAATTTTTATCCTCCAGACATGGATAAAATG GAATTTGAATTGTGGAAGGGCTCACTGACAGAGAGTAAAAAACATGATGCAACAAGTTTTTTTACTGTTATCAAAAGGCAGAgtgaatttgattttgattctTCTCTGCCAAATCATACAGTTGATGGCAGAGATTACTCGACTGGTGTTCATGATCTTTTTAGCATTCCCTACTGTAAAGAGTATAATTCTCTGATCACAAGAGCTGCCAATCTATTGCAAAAAGCGGGTGACTTGGCTGGCTCACCCAG CTTAAAGAGGTTACTACATGGCAAAGCTGCTGCATTCCTTTCGAATGACTATTATGACTCAGATATAGCTTGGATGGAATTG GACTCTAAGCTGGATGTGACTATAGGACCATATGAGACATATGAAGATGCACTTTTTGGATACAAG GCTACATTTGAAGCTTTCATTGGAGTCCGGGATGATGAAGCAACTGCTCAACTTAAACTCTTTGGCAATAATTTGCAG GTTTTGGAACAACATCTTCCAATGGATGACATTTACAAATCAACAAATGTTAATTCTGCTCCTATTCGGGTCATTAAACTGATCTATAATGCGGGG GATGTGAAGGGTCCTCAGACCATTGCTTTCAATTTACCCAATGATGAGCGTATAGTAAAAGAACGGGGAACTTCAATGGTCATGCTTAAGAATGTTTCAGAGGCCAA GTTCAAGCATATCCTTCAACCTATTGCTGATGTGTGTATCGCTAAGGAACAAAAGGAACTTGTAGATTTTGAATCTTTCTTTACACACACCATCTGCCATGAATGCTGCCATGGTATCGGTCCTCATACTATAACACTTCCAAATGGTCAAAAGTCTACAGTGAGAGAG GAGTTGCAAGAACTCCACTCGGCTTTGGAAGAAGCAAAAGCTGATATAGTTGGCCTTTGGGCgctcaattttttaattaaccaG GATTTGCTTCCAAAGAGTTTGGAAAAgtctatgtatgtttcttttcttACGGGATGTTTTCGATCTGTTCGATTTGGTTTAGAGGAAGCTCATGG AAAAGGACAAGCAGTGCAGTTCAATTGGTTATTTGAGAAAGAAGCCTTTGTTTTGCATCCTGATGAGACATTCTCTGTTGATTTTGCCAAG gttgaaggagcagttgaaAGCCTTAGTAGAGAGATTCTAACCATACAGGCAAAAGGTGACAAAGGAGCTGCAAGTTTGTTACTCCAGAAATACTGTAAAATGACACAGCCATTAAAACTTGCACTGCTCAAATTAGAGAGCATTCAG GTGCCTGTAGATATTGCTCCCACATTTACCTTTGCCGATGAAACTTTGGGGTAA